tcaaatctttgtttgtgagttaggaattttaacgagatacattcctgtctaaatttttcgattataattaatttaattcgaattattaaattaatttaattaattcaaattttcttaatattattcttaaaattctgaaagtgtgtgtcttattattattttaaatggctctcaatttccaaattgtcgcgcataatcaggttggttattttaatccagaaaaatgtgatgtggaaaaatttaagccttggattagatttttaaatgaccattcgattgttagctctgctattaaatcaaatgtgattttaaatgtcgatctgcttagactgatatgcacaacctctactgtggccgatgattcaaaatctttttcattcaccgtggcaaacacacagtatgtggttgatgaaacagtagtcaatcaagcgttaaattttccattggacaatttctgtaatttaccctctgaaaatgatatcacaaactttttccatgctattcactatcagggggtgatcaatttaaccaaactttctaaatccaatttggtgtctgaatgggacattttcttcgatacactttctaaagtgtttgccaactgcactaaatccaactttcacaacatcacttccactctgcagtatattggtcttgcggttgttttcaatcaaaggatcaattttggcaaactactttttcccattctcttgagacgtctcacttctgctttacgtgatcattctacaaatcgtagggtatcatgttactatgctcgttttctcatgcttatagcagatcatcttctcacacctgagcacaaagccctttttgctaactctgcagtaactgaaccccctcctgtaagcgaaaagatttacacccgccaagacacaaccttcaaatttatgcaagttccagtacttgtatctgctttcatggccatttatattcccttacctattttcaatcttcccggtcatgaacagcaacctcaacctccagtggttcaagccacccaggctcctccaacatcagatgctcttccattacaggtagtaattcctcactctcactccattcctacttctgttgaaagaccctcagtggtcgataggactgaccatgaagttgtagaaccacagcttcaatcccaggtcatagagccaaacacagagtcacaacctatctcaacctctcccccactgtctaaaatgttacccagaagattaataggaagtagtgcattgttaaatgtgagtgaaccctcagctctgcctcctccaaagaaaagaagaacttatactgaggcatctgaaagtccatccttgtcctcccaacaggacatggactttgaaatgtccaatgaacagttactagagacattctctcaaaaggatgaatctattgaaattcgccatagggccatggcatcttgtactgagttaagcacaattccattactcacaatggaaccatacatacccacagataatactcaggacacagagcaaggagtgcacatagagtctgttacagtgcctgccatagttacggcagaagagcagtcacatgcttctgagggaaaatctgactctcagccacccttaatagagtcattttctcccctcccagatcaaacactTCTGGCTCCCTCAcaggattctccactcgcagatttatctggagaaagtggagggcaactcggtcaatctatccctgaagcaattcagacatctatttcacatgaaatgataggtttgactaaGGATCGGGAatcgcgaattcccattgcaccaccactgacctctcttgaagaggctagggtgattttaactgcaggtacagaagaacagcaacaggaagactcctcacgagcaattatattgagagaaacacaagcacgtgaggtgagtgaaccaaacacgagtgaaattcaggtgagagcacacgcagacacagatactgaaaacctgttagctcaaattgctgctctaaaagaagatTCGCAAAAAGCCAAGTTgaggctcaagcattcaaagcacaagtggttgaacggtcttcttcttccacctctgtcaacaatcagctggcactcataaggaatgatatctcagatctcaagaacactgtcacaccaaagctcaattccattcaggaaactccaactttatcagctgatgacatttctaacttctgctctctacatacaaggatgacttctcttgaagatttggttgaaatgaatcattcactgtattcctccagatttctgaagatagagacaggtatggaacatctgaatgaagggatgaagcacctatactacatgatcaaaaattctcactatcccaatgaagaacaaatgacttactttgaagggccgtctggtagaggctcaggctcgggaggtgatggaggtcatggaggatctaagggaaagtccgtagaggatccctcaactaagggggagaagaaagggagtagtggaaaggggaaagaaaaagatacctctactggagacaaaggaaaggctgatgatgtctactacagtggagaacaggatgactttgatatttttgacattcccactgaaccagtcttggaagataaagatggtttatttgaagctgaagaggaaaatgatttttgagaatgggaagaggaaactacagtggatcctatctttgagaaagagtttcagaaGCAGCAGTcggagatgaaaagaaaagaagctgaactcaaaaaggtctcccagatcattgacatgaggaaagacatacaaagaacagaaactcttcaaaagcaacgtcttcatgacattaaggctcaagaaaggagaagagatgtcagactgaagattggtgaaaaatgggatgaagctaggagagtacttgatatgcctcagctgagcactaacaatgataggcagttcctacatcttcttgacatgctggaaatctcaaatcctaacaatgacatgtacatgaatgctatcaagactgaagtctcaaggatcacagctgcttttgatagatccctaaatgagatgagcatttttgtatattgtcagactgaaggatctttcaaggtgtcacttcatctgtttgagaatcgttctttgtcagagatttgggttcttctcaacaaagtaaaaagaagctcagaattgaatgaagttcttcgagaaaggcttaaagagtttgccagcagggctagtcctcaagtggtcaacaatcctcatcaggtgagattctttaagtctgattgtcttcaaatctgtcagctagatgtacaatctcttaaagactactcagctaagcatctggtttggatggaacatcatttaagaactgctggatactcatccatgttaaagactcaagctgctgatttgattcaagcttattgtgaaaagaatattaaaaggtacaatcaaatcaagaataagctgaagtcagttggagttcaaccagtcagaccagcaagcttcactttaGAAAAGGATCGTGtgtttgacaaagagttgcttcaagatttagaagaaggtgaagtcagaagagaagacaactgaagtcaattagctcaaaactcaatgtaatatgattagagctttatgaatcaagatagactaatgtagttatatgttcaggctagaggaacatctatcttgtattcacttgtaaatttcttttggaatctggaaaatgttaaatataatccagaacttttctgctatttactttgcattactgtttatatctttttcttatttgttagttgagttatcctctaggtatttgttgtgattgtctaacaagcaaatagggggagattgaaaggcatatgttatagcctatttgtttattcgaggatttaactcaactcaaataagaatgtaataagtaaatagtggatctatcgtcagagagatctcacaaagtaacatctgtcaaagggttaagaaacattattcatctacagacttaaagacttaattcactggaagaagctcaagaaattgatcaagcctcagtgatataaattaagattgtggatttaatcaagtgacagagatctcatcagggtatcaagtaattacaaggatttaatctgaagaaaatcaaagtatcaaagtaaagacatgaacaaacgtcacggaagttagtcactcatgaaccagacagtacatcgagtgtcaacgttgaagtggtggaattgattcatatatttcagtgatttttagaagatattcagaagaatggatgttgctcaagattaatattaattctctattaattaattaagtcatataatttaattaagagaataaattatatctgcaaagattaatttattttattaattgaattaattgattaattaattcagaattaatattaaggtttttcaggtttttaattgatttaaaatctgttattaattcataaagacaactgattgtattagtatgacaatcagtatgacaatcaatagtcataccgaaagtcatgctaattcaaaaggattgtcttatcagattttttattacattaaaatctattattaattcagtaagacaatctgattttgaactactatgacaatcggtatgacaattgatagtcataccgaaagtcttgctagttcattctgattgtcttgccagctcaaagagattgtcatgccagtacattctactcgacttttggattaaaagaagcagcataagacattcatgcatttttatcatacagaacacacaagtcaagagagAAGCAGAAATAAAAAGCAAGACAtatcatttttcatctgctttattcaagatcaaaattttagattgtaaagttaaatccaaaccactagaattatttatcttgttcttgtgtaacaatctagcggatcaaaatccctagaacttaatctcaaatcgcttacagcatttgatctttttattgcaaaaatagaaaaagttcatgttgaatttattctagatttgtgataattgatttgagattaatcccttgtaaacgataccgttgttgtaacacctttcaagtttaataataattttatttaacttgaattttgtttcacatttttattccgcattttattcgattaaacggtattgtttgtattcaaccccccttctacaaacatattgagacctaacaatatGCAACCTTTGATTATGTAGTTAAAAGAATTATGGGATATCAGTGTTGAAACTTACGATTCCTTGACTGACCAGAATTTTAAGTTACGTGCACGCGTGATATGGACCATTAGCAATTTTCTCAGATATGCAATGTTGTTCGGCTGGAGTAcgcactactagaaatatgggatcagacatcggttcagaactgatgttaaaaaaaatctgaaccattgtcttcgcgtgtgatgttaaatgtcaccagcctttgacatcggttgttaaatgtcatcagcctttgacatcggttaacaaCCGATATCTATTACAGTgttatacatcggttttaagattaaatgtgatgtctttgcaacaaatttcagcttatattacagtatttttatgtgaatatgagtatattatgaggtatttatccattaaaacatgaaacctacaagctctaaaagccatttattaaaattcttttgaacaaaccgatgtgaaatgctagTTCAGACATTGGTTAGATTAGTTGCCCGATGTAAATGTTTGATCAGACATTGGTTAAATTAGACCCCCCGATTTGAAATTATGGAGAAGACATAGGTGTTCTTCACGAGTCCGATGTcaaatctttttgtttaacatcagccaATTTCTCTATCCGATgatatttgacttaaaatacattgagtttttttccagaaccgatgtcaaatgactatttcacatcggtttttaaagttattttttgtttaatattattttgtatgatgtcttttgtacattttttacatcgatttacatgtaccattgtgatgttaatgTTCTGTAAATTGCATGTCATCCTGGTACTATTTATAGCCACGGGGAACCAAAACAATGCAACATCCCAACAAAAAACATCCAAACAGAAACATAAAGCTACTCATCCATATTACAAATCTAATATCAAAATGTTACTCATATACCATACTATACATacatttcaaataaaatacaagCATTCCCATAACCAACTCATACTATACTAATTTTTAAGTACTAAAAGCAAAAGCAACTTGCTCTGTGCTGCTGCGAGAAACTCACAGCCTCCTTCCTCTTCGACCACCCTTTATGCGAGTGCAGTGGGGATTTGAGTAACATCCTATGAGAAAAGGCAAATAAAAAGTCAATTATCAACTCCTTACATGGCTATAGTCTACTCATTTCCAAGTTCATAAGCTAATCAGAAAAAAAGAATTACCAAAAATGTAGCACCATACCCAAAAATCTTATTATAATGCACATTATAATAAGAACACAAAAACTAGCACTTATCTTATTATAATGCACTGAAGATAAATGGCCAATTCGTTCAGATTTAGCACATTATCTGGGCACACAGAGCAAATTACATCTGCAAACCGGGATAGGGATTTAACTGGGTAGAGCCCATTTAGTGCTAGATCAACCATCTTAGCCAAAGCATCAATATTATGGAGCTGGAGTGTCGCCCTCCGAAAAAGAGACTGCTCTGACCTTGGCCTTGAGCTACATCAAAATCACAAGTTGCATCATATTCAAGCAACTTAAACACTCGTCAACATTTACAAGAATCTTTAGCATAAACAAGAAACCTATCAAATGATTTTCGTCCGCTAAGAAGCTCCAACATGGACACTCCAAAACTGTATACATCTCTTTTTATAGTGTATTGGGCATACATTGCAACCTCAGGTGTACTGTATCCAGAACCGGCATTGTTGTTCTAGCATAGGTATAACAACAATCCTAGACATGTGCCTAATTACCTAATAATAGCTCCTGTAGAAGACATGGTTCTTTTCAGGATCTAAATTTTGCAGAACCCATGATTTCCATGTTGTCAGGGACCTTTGAAATGCTTCTGTGATATTCATTGTCATGTTAATACTCTCGTTCTCTTGAAAATAGAATCCCTTGAAAATCCACACAAAAATCAGCAAAGTGCGACAGTCTTCTTATATTCTATGACACGTGATAACAGAAAATTGTCATCATCTAAGTTACATTTGATCATACATGATAATAATTTTATGTTTATTTAAATATCATTCATTTAACAGATAGAAGAAAAAAAGAGTTATATCAGATTGTATTACAACGCATATCATGCAAAAGAGTTATATGCACCAACTCCATCTTTCAAAGCTTTCACTTGATTTACAATTTAGCCACTATGGAATCCCCTACCTAGCCTTATCTATATTATCAAGCTTTCCATGTTCCATCTCCTTAATTTTCATTTTGAGGAATAAAGATGGTCAACTAACTACTACAAGACCCGCATATATGATTTTCAAGTGGTAACTCAAATTAAAAGAATAAGAAATGAGGATACTCCAAATTGCATAAGTGAATCATCTTTTCAAAATAAAACTGATAGCAGTTGCACATtgccaaaaataaaaaaatatacgAGGAAGCGAATATAATATTTTGAAAATGACAAAAGCCTTAGTTTATCAAATGACTAACCCATACTTCATCTGCACTCAACGCCTACTTCAGCAGCCCTCTGAGGTTTATTTTTCCGCCTGCTTCCATTTTGCCTGAACCCAACAGGCTTTACAGAATCATTACCATTGATTTTAATCTCACTGTCACTTTCATCCTTAATAGTTCCATTATTTCCATTGATCTCTGAAGCTCTTCCCCTTTTTCACCACTCTCCACACCAGATTCCGTGTTAGTATTCTCAGAGAGAACACCATTCATATTTTCCCCATCATCAAaatttttagcttcttctttagCCTTAGTTTCACTCTTGGATATCTTCAGTGGCCTTCCTCTTCTCTTAGCCGACATCTTTTCTTCCTCACGACTACCATGATCTTCATGAGCTGCTACTAGGGGTTGTTTCTTCGCTTTACCTCTATTTCTTCCCATAGTACAACCGAAAAGAAAAACAACAAAAACACCTAACAAAAGTGATTTGCAACAGGTAATTAACATATAAATCAAGGCCTTAGCTTTAAACTAATCACATCCATACAACAAacaagaaatgaagaaaaaacAATACGAAAACAATCCATTCACCCTAAATACAAATTCAATCCTCCTATCAAGCATCGTAGAAAGATCGAATAATGGCTAATCAAAAGTCTCCATTATATAGATAAGAAACATAATCAGATTATGTCAAGCTAAATTAGTGAAAAGGTATATCCTAGAAAGTACTAATTAGGAAAACAATTTGCCAACATGAATACTAATACATACATAGGTCAAAAATCAAATCTTTATTTAACCACACTAATCCAAATATAGTGGAATGGTTAAATCAAACAAGGGTCCCTTTAATCAAATCTAAATACTAAAtaaaaaaacaaagaaaaccaAAATTAAGCATTAGTATCAAACTATCTAAACAATAAAGAATTAAATCCAAACATACTTAAAAGAACACTAGAtaaacataaatttaaacaacttatctaaataatttagatttttTAAAAAACAAGAAGAGCATAAAACAAGATTTGATTTTTATAATGAATCTGTTGAGAAAGCAGATAAAATAAGATAAAGGGGTAGGACTAAACATAAAAAAGAAGAGATTTAAAACATACCCAAATGAAGCTAATGAAACACTAGTTGAAGGAGCGTAATGGAGTGCTGCACTTGGACCATCAGCTTTCACCACCTCGCCCAACTGTTTAGCTGCATCTGATAGTTTAATGACCACAGATTTCGCTTGCCCGAGAAATTGTTTTACCAAAGGAGAAGCGAGCTTGTCATATCCTTGTGTCGCTTCATCCACCTGCAATCGGCAAATCAACATATACATAAACCATTTAATCCGAAAAGAAAGGCCATGAGGTTGAAGCTAgaaatatatacatatacatatgtgCTTCATAAATTTGTAATAGGATCATGGAACAAACAAGGTCGCTAAAATTGTCAAAAAAAAACAAACATGCATTTAACTATGTGTTCTGACTATTGGACTGTAGACATTTCTTCCTTTTGAAACATAATTTAACTAGTTACAACTCCTGCTATTTCAATCAGAACTCCCAGGGACTGAAATTAAATGTAAAGGCAGTCTCCATAAGCTGCACGAACAATAGATCATAATAGGTTAATTAATCACAATAACATAACAAAAAAGAACAGTTTTGAAGTAAGAAATAAATCAAATATAGGATAGAGTTAGTGATCTTACAAGGGTCCCGGTAAACGATAGTACCAATATGATTACAGTCTTTATATTCTCTGTAATAGGTATCAAGACAGCAAGATCCATGGCCTGTTGGTGTGTTTGGGTCATAACAGTCTCCCCGGGCTGTATGAAATAAAAATCTATCTTTCCTCCGCATGCGAAGTCTATCAATCTCTGAAGCTGTGTATCTATTGTTGCAGCTAAAGCTACACACCATGTCGGAGGCGGAATCTGTATCGCCAAACAATCTAAATAGTTTAATTTGAATGCATACTCATATTTTCAGGTGCATTTCAAATAATTCATGTTTTAATATCAAATAAAAGGAGCAAAAACTAAAAGGAAAAGATTGTTAACTTACATCACCATCTCTTTTTTTAATCAATGTAGATTATTCACAAGTAGACCGTGCAAAGAGACCGAGTAAATTTCTATTTAGTCAATATTAAAAGAATGAAATATTAATACTCTAAAAATAAAAAACTTGAGAAGATTGATAAAAAATCTTGTCTCCAACTCCGTCCCATCGAAACATCAGCTTTAAAATTTTCCCCAACCTAAAAATATAAACAATTTCTTAGTATAATAAATTACATCTAGAATAAACTAAAAAGTAGAGCATCCATCTACAATTAATAAACATAACTAACACAAACTCCTTACCTTTCATCAAAATATCCTCAATCGCTTTCATTAAGGCCCGAATTAGGGTTTGTGGTTTGAATTTGTGAAACTGTGAGTACTAAATTGTTAGAATACGGTAAATCGGCATTTAAGATGTGTTGATAGGGAGATTGGAGAGGGAGAGTGAGATGCTGAGAGAGACGAaagaaaaaagagagagaaagagagaacaCAGAGAAAAAGCTCGATTTGGAGCTTAGTTAGGTCTCTATATCTGAATTAGGGGGTTTATGGGAGGGAGGGTGTAAAAGGAGAGAAAGAGATGAAAGATGAGGGGGATGAAGTTGAGACCTGAAAGGAACAACCTTGGTATTTAAGATGGAGTCGATGTTTGTGAGAGAAAGCTATAACAGTGATTTGAGAAGAGAGAGAGTCAGGTGTGAGTAAAGGGGGCAAAGGGGGTGATATTCTAAAAGAAGGGGGAAATGAAAAATGAGTTGAAGGGGGGAAATTTTATAATGAACTGGGGAAAAAATCATaacttaaatttattttttttagaaTTGGTTATAGACAACGACTTGTAAAAATAACCGATGTCAAAGTTCAAAACATTTATTTGGTATTTCTAATATTTGTACATAGACAACGGTTACTATACGAAACCGATGTCAAAATTCTTATAAACATCGCTTAATTATAAACTGATGTTAAAAAAccttttaacatcgggtgcattacgtGCCGATGTCTAAGTACCGATGTCGTATGCACTATTTTTAGTAGTGACGAAGGGAAAACTAGTATGTCCTGTTTTTCATTACGAGACTTCTTCATGTTATTTAAAACACATCTGAAAGATGTGCTACATGAATCATATGAAGTAGTTTTGAGCCTACACATAAGTTGAGGCTGAATAAATTTTATTAATGGTGATATTGAAATATGACGGATTCCACCAGTTCTATGAGGAACTGATCTTGAAGAGTTGTTGCAGGGGTATGAAAACCGTTTCGGGAAGGGCAAGAAAAAGGTTAAAAATGAATTTCCTTTCAAAAAgaaatcaattatttttcatTTATCATATTAGAGACATAATCCACTTCGACACAACCTTGATCCCATGCACATTGAAAAGAACGTATGTGATAAAATATTAGGTACTCTACTTAATATTAGTGGCAAGTCAAAGGATCATTCAGAAGCGCGTTTTGATTTACAAGACTAGAATATAAGAAAGCCCCTTCATCCTGTTTTATCTACTGATGGAAAGTCATAAGAAATTAGACCTGTAATATTCGACATGACAAAAAAGGAGAAAGAAATCTTTTGCTCTGTATTGAAGAATGCCAAACTACCATACGGGTGTGCTCCGAATATTAGTCAATATGTAAGCATAAGTGAGAAGAAGGTGGTTTGGTACAAGAGCCACGATGCTCATTTCATGCTTCATTATTTGTTACAATTTTTCGTGAGAATAACATTAAAGCGGTACCTTGGAAAGTTAAAATCTTATGTTCGGAATAGAAGTAAACCAGAAGGTTTAATAGCAGAAGGTTATTTGGCAGAAGAATGTGTCACATTCTGTTCAAGATTTTTGACCGGTGAAGGAGAAATAGAAGATACCATGTCTCATTTTGCAAGAAATATAAGTTTGGAGTATCATATTGGAACAAGAAAGAATCAAGATGGAAAAGTCTTTAAATTGAAACATGCAGATTGGAAGGCttcactacaagaataatgtcaatagacatcacacattagacatcggttaactttgtcactgatgttaaaaaaagtattgacatcaccccgt
This sequence is a window from Apium graveolens cultivar Ventura chromosome 9, ASM990537v1, whole genome shotgun sequence. Protein-coding genes within it:
- the LOC141686380 gene encoding uncharacterized protein LOC141686380, producing the protein MGRNRGKAKKQPLVAAHEDHGSREEEKMSAKRRGRPLKISKSETKAKEEAKNFDDGENMNGDESDSEIKINGNDSVKPVGFRQNGSRRKNKPQRAAEVGVECR